In a single window of the Oryctolagus cuniculus chromosome 9, mOryCun1.1, whole genome shotgun sequence genome:
- the LOC100338849 gene encoding MOB-like protein phocein — translation MVMAEGTAVLRRNRPGTKAQDFYNWPDESFDEMDSTLAVQQYIQQNIRADCSNIDKILEPPEGQDEGVWKYEHLRQFCLELNGLAVKLQSECHPDTCTQMTATEQWIFLCAAHKTPKECPAIDYTRHTLDGAACLLNSNKYFPSRVSIKESSVAKLGSVCRRIYRIFSHAYFHHRQIFDEYENETFLCHRFTKFVMKYNLMSKDNLIVPILEEEVQNSVSGESEA, via the coding sequence ATGGTCATGGCGGAGGGGACGGCAGTGTTGAGGCGGAACAGGCCGGGCACCAAGGCGCAGGATTTCTATAATTGGCCTGATGAATCCTTTGATGAAATGGACAGTACACTTGCTGTTCAGCAGTATATTCAGCAGAACATAAGAGCAGATTGCTCCAATATTGATAAAATTCTTGAACCACCTGAAGGCCAAGATGAAGGTGTATGGAAGTATGAACATTTAAGGCAATTCTGTCTTGAGCTAAATGGACTTGCTGTCAAACTTCAGAGTGAATGCCATCCAGATACTTGTACTCAAATGACAGCAACTGAACAGTGGATTTTTCTGTGTGCAGCTCATAAAACTCCAAAAGAGTGTCCTGCTATAGACTATACTAGACACACGCTTGATGGTGCTGCATGTCTTCTGAATagcaataaatattttcctaGCAGGGTTAGCATAAAGGAATCATCTGTAGCAAAACTAGGATCAGTATGCCGTAGGATTTATAGAATATTTTCGCATGCTTATTTTCATCACCGGCAGATATTTgatgaatatgaaaatgaaacCTTTTTGTGTCATCGGTTTACTAAATTTGTGATGAAATACAATTTGATGTCCAAGGATAACCTGATTGTACCAATTTTAGAAGAGGAAGTTCAGAATTCAGTTTCTGGAGAAAGTGAAGCATGA